One window of Gloeothece citriformis PCC 7424 genomic DNA carries:
- the cas4 gene encoding CRISPR-associated protein Cas4, with translation MNDDYLPLAYLNAWEYCPRRFYWEYVLGEMADNEHILMGRYLHRNVNQEGISQEGDTLCHRQQWVWSDRLQVKGIIDLVEEREDQLLPVEYKKGRMAKHLNDYFQLCAAAICLEEKTGNPISYGEIFYQGNRRRQRVNFTDQLRQATEEAIFQAHRLVNDKMPPPINHSQKCRDCSLKDICLPKEVHRLYQGCKLDDDDD, from the coding sequence ATGAATGATGATTATTTACCTCTCGCTTATTTAAATGCTTGGGAGTATTGTCCTCGGCGTTTTTACTGGGAATATGTATTAGGAGAAATGGCTGATAATGAACATATTCTTATGGGTCGTTATCTCCATCGTAATGTTAATCAAGAAGGAATCTCTCAAGAAGGTGATACTTTATGTCATCGTCAGCAATGGGTGTGGAGCGATCGCTTACAAGTTAAAGGGATTATCGATTTAGTGGAAGAACGAGAGGATCAGTTACTTCCTGTTGAGTATAAAAAAGGTCGAATGGCTAAACATTTAAATGATTATTTTCAACTCTGTGCGGCGGCTATTTGTTTGGAAGAAAAAACGGGGAATCCTATTAGTTATGGGGAGATTTTTTATCAGGGTAATCGTCGCCGACAACGGGTAAATTTTACTGACCAATTACGCCAAGCTACAGAGGAGGCTATTTTTCAAGCTCATCGACTGGTAAATGATAAAATGCCTCCGCCAATTAATCATTCTCAAAAATGTCGAGATTGTAGTCTCAAAGACATTTGTTTGCCTAAAGAAGTACATCGTCTTTATCAAGGATGTAAGCTGGATGATGATGATGATTAA
- the cas5d gene encoding type I-D CRISPR-associated protein Cas5/Csc1 translates to MMKIYLCLLTLHDNVFFATREMGILFETEKYLHNWALSYALFKGIVIPHPYRLQGDLAQKPDYLDESREQNLIHLNQAKIYVFPAKPIIWSYQINTFKAAQVSYYGKSEQFEAPNYPKNYGRAKELAVGSQYHTYLIASDTVTIPQWIRLGKWSAKVHVQAFLIPDTAIKSLSGDYICDHPLNPIDLSPDTQLILYNRIVMPPVSLITQAQLQGNYWQLSGDDWKALKSSIPHLPNQVNLPQGVMYGAKQLITA, encoded by the coding sequence ATGATGAAAATTTATCTTTGTTTATTAACGCTACATGACAATGTTTTTTTTGCGACAAGGGAAATGGGAATACTTTTTGAAACTGAAAAGTATTTACATAATTGGGCGTTAAGTTATGCCTTATTTAAAGGAATAGTTATTCCTCATCCTTATCGTTTACAAGGAGATTTAGCTCAAAAGCCTGATTATTTAGATGAAAGTCGAGAACAAAATTTAATTCATCTAAATCAAGCTAAAATTTATGTGTTTCCGGCTAAACCTATAATTTGGTCATATCAAATTAATACCTTTAAAGCGGCTCAAGTTTCTTATTATGGTAAGTCAGAACAATTTGAAGCCCCTAACTATCCTAAAAATTATGGACGGGCTAAAGAATTAGCCGTAGGGAGTCAATATCATACCTATTTAATAGCTTCTGATACTGTTACTATTCCTCAATGGATTCGTTTGGGAAAATGGTCGGCAAAAGTTCATGTTCAAGCTTTTTTAATTCCTGATACGGCGATTAAATCTCTTTCAGGAGATTATATTTGTGACCATCCTTTAAACCCGATCGATCTATCTCCTGATACTCAATTAATTCTCTACAACCGTATTGTTATGCCTCCGGTAAGTTTGATTACTCAAGCTCAATTACAAGGCAATTATTGGCAATTATCGGGAGATGATTGGAAAGCTTTAAAGTCAAGTATTCCTCATTTACCTAATCAAGTTAATTTACCCCAAGGTGTCATGTATGGTGCAAAACAACTCATCACCGCCTAA
- the cas2 gene encoding CRISPR-associated endonuclease Cas2, whose translation MSQLFYLIIYDLPDSKEANKRRKRLHDLLSGFGKWTQYSVFECFLTKVQFVKLQQQIESLIKPDEDSVRIYILDASAVQKTITYGSHKPRHEEVIIL comes from the coding sequence ATGAGTCAGTTATTTTATTTGATTATTTACGATTTACCTGATTCTAAAGAGGCTAATAAGCGCCGTAAACGGTTGCACGATTTGCTCTCAGGTTTTGGTAAATGGACACAATATAGTGTTTTTGAGTGTTTTTTAACTAAGGTGCAGTTTGTTAAGCTACAACAGCAAATCGAATCTTTGATTAAACCCGATGAGGATTCTGTCAGGATTTATATTTTGGATGCTTCTGCTGTTCAGAAAACGATTACCTATGGTTCTCACAAGCCTAGACATGAGGAGGTTATTATTTTATGA
- the cas1d gene encoding type I-D CRISPR-associated endonuclease Cas1d: MSVLYITQPDGVLSKKQEAFNVALKQEDGSWQKQSIAAQTVEQIVLIGQPSITGEALSYALELGIPVHYLSSFGKYLGSALPGFSRNGQLRLAQYAVHNDNDKRLALVKTIVRGKIHNQYRLLYRYGQNQNSLKLRKKSVQNQSNLNQVRGVEGIAAREYFQELSNILEDQWKFNGRNRRPPRDPINALLSFAYGLLRVQVTAAVHLAGLDPYIGYLHDTTRGQPAMVLDLMEEFRPLIADSLVLSIISHKEINADDFEESLGAYRLLDGGRKAFLQGFERKMSSEFKHPLFGYQCTYRRAVELQARLLSRHLQEEVPYQSFRIR; the protein is encoded by the coding sequence ATGTCAGTTTTATATATCACTCAACCTGATGGGGTTTTAAGTAAAAAACAAGAGGCGTTTAATGTGGCTCTAAAACAGGAGGATGGCTCTTGGCAAAAACAATCTATTGCGGCTCAAACGGTTGAACAAATTGTTTTAATTGGGCAACCGAGTATTACGGGAGAAGCTCTAAGTTATGCTCTAGAGTTAGGGATTCCGGTTCATTATTTGTCGAGTTTCGGGAAATATTTAGGCTCGGCATTGCCGGGATTTTCTCGGAATGGACAGTTAAGATTAGCTCAGTATGCTGTTCATAATGATAATGATAAAAGGTTGGCTTTGGTAAAAACAATTGTCAGGGGGAAAATTCATAATCAGTATCGCCTTCTCTACCGTTATGGACAGAACCAAAATTCCCTCAAATTACGTAAAAAATCGGTGCAAAATCAATCCAATTTAAATCAAGTTCGAGGAGTTGAAGGGATAGCAGCTAGAGAATATTTTCAAGAACTTTCTAATATTTTAGAAGACCAATGGAAATTTAATGGCAGAAATCGCCGCCCTCCAAGAGATCCGATTAATGCGTTATTGAGTTTTGCTTATGGATTATTGCGAGTACAAGTAACGGCGGCGGTTCATTTAGCCGGTTTAGATCCTTACATTGGTTATCTTCATGATACGACTAGAGGACAACCGGCGATGGTGTTAGATTTGATGGAAGAATTTCGCCCTTTGATTGCTGATAGTTTGGTGTTGTCTATTATCAGTCATAAGGAAATTAACGCTGATGATTTTGAGGAAAGTTTAGGCGCTTATCGTTTGCTAGATGGGGGAAGGAAAGCTTTTTTACAAGGGTTTGAACGAAAGATGTCTTCGGAGTTTAAACATCCTTTGTTTGGTTATCAGTGTACTTATCGTCGGGCGGTGGAATTACAAGCTCGTTTGTTAAGTCGTCATCTCCAAGAAGAAGTTCCTTATCAATCTTTTAGAATCCGATGA
- the cas6 gene encoding CRISPR system precrRNA processing endoribonuclease RAMP protein Cas6: protein MVQNNSSPPKEAYKLYSIIIELGAARSGNPPATLGRAIHAQVLHWIQLGDPQLAETIHTSQNPPISLSGLQGNRRKEKNYAGDRFYFRICFLQGHLIQPLLKGIEAWGEEKLILGQFPFVIRQCYFLSGTHSLARSTDYENLVNHSPVSQTISLSFLSPTSFKQQKHIQLLLTPDLVFNSLLRKWNSFAPEELHFPLIEWDGFVSAFDLRSYALKMEGGAEVGSQGWVKYCFSDSEQARIASILAQFAFYSGVGRKTTMGMGQVQLLLRNN from the coding sequence ATGGTGCAAAACAACTCATCACCGCCTAAAGAGGCATATAAACTTTATTCTATTATCATTGAATTGGGTGCGGCTCGATCTGGCAATCCTCCGGCGACTCTTGGCCGAGCTATTCATGCTCAAGTTTTACATTGGATACAGTTAGGAGATCCTCAGTTAGCAGAAACAATTCATACTAGCCAAAATCCTCCTATTAGTTTATCTGGTTTACAAGGAAACCGTCGTAAAGAGAAAAATTATGCTGGCGATCGCTTTTATTTTCGGATCTGTTTTTTGCAAGGTCATTTAATACAACCTTTATTAAAAGGGATAGAAGCATGGGGAGAAGAAAAGTTGATTTTAGGTCAATTTCCTTTTGTAATTCGTCAATGTTATTTTTTATCGGGAACTCATTCTTTAGCTCGGTCTACTGACTATGAAAATTTAGTTAATCATTCACCCGTTTCTCAAACAATTTCCCTTTCTTTTCTCTCTCCCACTAGCTTTAAACAACAAAAGCATATTCAATTGCTTCTCACTCCTGATTTAGTGTTTAATAGTCTTCTGAGAAAATGGAATAGTTTTGCTCCTGAAGAGTTACATTTTCCTCTGATTGAATGGGATGGTTTTGTCTCTGCTTTTGATTTAAGAAGTTATGCTTTAAAAATGGAAGGAGGGGCAGAAGTTGGTAGTCAGGGATGGGTTAAATACTGTTTTTCTGATTCTGAACAAGCTAGAATCGCTTCTATTTTAGCTCAGTTTGCTTTTTATTCAGGGGTGGGCAGAAAAACTACGATGGGTATGGGACAAGTTCAGTTATTACTCAGGAATAATTAG